One Novosphingobium sp. G106 DNA segment encodes these proteins:
- a CDS encoding phosphoketolase, translating to MTDTLSPDMLARMDAYWRAANYLSVGQIYLRDNPLLEEPLRLEHIKPRLLGHWGTTTGLNFLYVHLNRLIAQNDLNMIYVIGPGHGGPGLVAHTYLEGSYTELFPAIERDRSGMRRLFRQFSWPGGVPSHVAPETPGSIHEGGELGYSLVHAYGAALDNPDLIVACVVGDGEAETGPLAASWHSNKFVNPARDGAVLPILHLNGFKIANPTILARISRDELTDLLRGYGHEPFFVEGDDPAQVHRQLAATLDTALERIQVIQAKARASDAPVGGDARPRWPMIVFRTPKGWTGPKEVDGKRVEGTWRAHQVPIANFDKPGHLAQLEAWMRSYRPEELFDANGKLIEELAALAPTGRRRMGSNPHANGGLLLEPLGLPHFRDHAITVTSPGSVRGEATRILGRYIRDVMRLSLPAANFRLFGPDETASNRLEASYEVTGKAWMAEIEDVDENLSPSGRVMEVLSEHLCQGWLEGYLLTGRHGFFSCYEAFIHIVDPMVNQHAKWLKVSAKIPWRRPIASLNYLLTSHVWRQDHNGLSHQDPGFIDHIANKKADVARIYLPPDANCLLSVADHCLRSRGYINLIVAGKEPEWQWLTMDEAIVHCTVGAGIWGWASDDGEPDVVMACAGDVPTLEALAATTLLRAYVPDIRIRLVNVVDLMVLQPQSEHPHGLSDEDFEELFTAEKPVIFAFHGYPAMIHKLTYRRPNHGNIHVRGYKEEGTTTTPFDMVVLNNLDRYQLTLDAISRIPRLHDRVPAETQRYWATMERHKLHVAEHGEDMPEIRDWRWAR from the coding sequence ATGACCGACACATTGTCGCCCGATATGCTTGCTCGCATGGATGCGTACTGGCGCGCCGCAAACTATTTATCGGTCGGCCAGATTTACTTGCGGGATAACCCGCTGCTGGAGGAGCCGCTTCGGCTTGAACACATCAAGCCGCGTCTCCTCGGCCATTGGGGCACAACAACAGGTCTAAATTTTCTCTACGTCCACCTCAACCGCCTGATCGCGCAGAACGATCTCAACATGATCTATGTTATCGGGCCCGGACACGGTGGACCGGGGCTGGTGGCGCATACATATCTGGAAGGGTCGTACACCGAGCTATTTCCCGCGATTGAACGCGATCGCAGCGGAATGCGGCGCCTGTTTCGCCAATTTTCCTGGCCAGGTGGCGTACCTAGCCATGTGGCCCCAGAGACGCCGGGCTCCATTCACGAGGGCGGCGAGCTTGGGTATTCACTTGTCCATGCATATGGAGCAGCGCTCGACAATCCCGACCTGATCGTCGCTTGCGTCGTTGGTGACGGTGAGGCGGAGACTGGGCCGCTTGCCGCAAGCTGGCATTCGAACAAATTCGTGAATCCTGCGCGTGACGGCGCGGTGCTACCTATCCTGCATTTGAATGGCTTCAAGATCGCCAACCCAACGATCTTGGCGCGGATCAGCCGCGATGAGCTGACAGATCTACTGCGCGGATATGGCCACGAACCCTTCTTCGTAGAAGGGGATGATCCGGCCCAGGTCCACCGGCAACTTGCCGCAACGCTAGACACCGCATTGGAACGCATACAGGTCATCCAAGCCAAAGCACGTGCGAGCGATGCGCCGGTAGGCGGAGACGCGCGCCCACGTTGGCCAATGATCGTATTTCGCACTCCCAAAGGTTGGACCGGTCCCAAGGAGGTGGATGGCAAACGGGTCGAAGGGACCTGGCGAGCGCATCAGGTGCCGATCGCCAATTTCGATAAGCCCGGACACCTTGCCCAACTCGAAGCCTGGATGCGCAGCTACCGGCCAGAGGAATTGTTCGACGCCAATGGTAAGCTGATTGAGGAACTGGCCGCGCTTGCACCCACAGGCCGTCGGCGTATGGGATCTAATCCCCATGCCAATGGCGGCCTTCTGCTCGAGCCACTAGGTCTTCCCCATTTTCGCGATCATGCGATCACTGTCACTTCGCCCGGCAGTGTCCGCGGTGAAGCCACTCGTATACTTGGCCGCTACATCCGTGACGTCATGCGCCTGAGCCTTCCCGCCGCCAATTTCCGTCTATTCGGGCCCGATGAGACGGCGTCAAACCGGCTCGAGGCATCCTACGAGGTGACCGGCAAGGCGTGGATGGCCGAGATCGAAGACGTCGATGAAAATCTCAGTCCATCCGGCCGGGTAATGGAAGTGCTGAGCGAGCACCTCTGCCAAGGTTGGTTGGAGGGCTACCTGCTGACCGGCCGTCACGGCTTCTTCTCATGCTACGAAGCCTTCATTCACATCGTAGATCCGATGGTCAACCAGCATGCCAAATGGCTCAAGGTGAGCGCCAAAATCCCTTGGCGCAGGCCGATTGCCTCGCTCAACTACCTGCTGACCTCGCATGTCTGGCGCCAGGACCACAACGGTCTGTCGCACCAGGATCCAGGCTTCATCGATCATATCGCAAACAAGAAAGCAGACGTCGCGCGCATTTACCTACCGCCGGACGCCAATTGCCTGTTGTCGGTTGCAGATCACTGCCTGCGCAGCCGGGGCTACATCAACCTCATTGTCGCTGGCAAAGAGCCTGAATGGCAATGGCTGACGATGGATGAGGCAATCGTCCATTGCACGGTCGGAGCCGGCATTTGGGGGTGGGCGAGCGACGACGGCGAACCTGACGTCGTAATGGCCTGTGCGGGCGACGTGCCAACGCTAGAGGCGCTAGCCGCAACAACATTGCTGCGAGCCTATGTGCCGGATATCCGCATCCGTCTTGTCAATGTAGTCGATCTTATGGTGCTCCAGCCCCAATCCGAGCATCCGCACGGCCTGTCCGATGAGGATTTCGAGGAGCTCTTCACCGCCGAGAAACCGGTGATCTTCGCGTTTCACGGCTATCCGGCGATGATACACAAGCTCACCTATCGGCGCCCAAATCACGGCAACATCCACGTCCGGGGCTACAAGGAGGAAGGCACAACCACGACACCGTTCGACATGGTGGTGCTCAACAATCTCGACCGGTACCAGCTTACGCTTGACGCCATATCGCGCATTCCGCGCCTGCACGACCGCGTGCCAGCGGAAACGCAGCGCTACTGGGCAACTATGGAACGGCATAAGCTCCATGTCGCGGAGCACGGCGAGGACATGCCGGAGATCCGTGACTGGCGCTGGGCACGATGA
- a CDS encoding acetate/propionate family kinase yields the protein MIVLTLNGGSSSLKFGLYRVSGSRLDPIMIGEADKDGVRTRNKRGEPMRAMYVDGTPETSIPAIAGLISDEALPAPQAIGHRIVHGGPNLRSHCRIDDAVLRELEQIRSLSPLHAPAALTIIALAQAEWPNVPNVACFDTVFHAAMPEVACTLPIPRAWKEQGIRRYGFHGLSCESIVRQLGPNLRPRTIIAHLGSGASVTAVLEGLSIDTSMGLTPSGGIIMGTRTGDIDPGTLIYLAREKGYDLAALEQHIENRSGLLGISALSSDMRVLEGAKGNASAQLAVEMFCLSAAKQVAAMSVALGGIDDIIFTGGIGENDFAVRAAICGHLSWAGVHIDVAANQGSRQRLDDEESPVRVHRFSSKENEEIARHVGELA from the coding sequence ATGATCGTACTCACGCTGAACGGCGGGTCTTCGTCGCTAAAGTTCGGCCTTTATCGTGTCAGCGGATCGCGGCTTGACCCGATAATGATCGGCGAGGCCGACAAAGACGGCGTGCGCACAAGGAATAAGAGAGGTGAGCCGATGCGGGCAATGTACGTTGATGGAACACCCGAGACCTCGATTCCGGCAATCGCCGGGCTAATTTCTGACGAGGCTTTGCCGGCGCCCCAAGCGATCGGCCACCGGATTGTTCATGGCGGACCCAACTTGCGCTCGCATTGCCGCATTGATGACGCGGTGCTTCGTGAGCTGGAACAGATCCGTTCGCTATCACCGCTTCACGCGCCCGCAGCGCTCACGATCATCGCACTCGCACAAGCGGAGTGGCCGAACGTCCCGAACGTCGCCTGCTTCGATACGGTGTTCCACGCGGCGATGCCCGAAGTGGCCTGCACGTTGCCGATTCCGCGTGCGTGGAAGGAGCAGGGAATTAGGCGATACGGCTTTCACGGGCTGTCGTGCGAATCTATCGTGCGCCAACTCGGACCAAATCTGCGCCCCCGAACAATAATTGCCCATCTCGGAAGCGGCGCAAGCGTGACTGCCGTTCTGGAAGGTCTTTCGATTGACACCAGCATGGGACTCACCCCTTCGGGCGGGATTATCATGGGCACGCGAACGGGCGATATCGATCCTGGGACGCTGATCTATCTTGCGCGTGAAAAAGGCTACGATCTTGCCGCTCTGGAGCAGCATATTGAGAATCGCTCTGGCCTGCTTGGGATATCGGCTCTGAGCAGTGATATGCGCGTGCTCGAAGGCGCAAAAGGCAACGCTTCGGCGCAGCTTGCGGTCGAGATGTTTTGCCTTTCCGCCGCGAAGCAGGTTGCAGCAATGAGTGTCGCCCTGGGCGGAATAGACGACATCATTTTTACCGGGGGCATAGGAGAGAACGATTTCGCTGTGCGTGCGGCGATTTGCGGCCACCTATCCTGGGCCGGCGTCCACATCGATGTCGCGGCCAACCAAGGATCGAGACAACGTTTAGATGATGAAGAATCACCCGTGCGCGTGCATCGCTTTTCTTCCAAAGAGAATGAGGAGATCGCGCGGCACGTCGGCGAATTAGCCTGA
- a CDS encoding response regulator has product MKPCGSLIGAKILIVEDEPAISALLEAAVSAADGTIVGPATDISGALSLLRTRKIDAAILDMIVAGIYCDEIAHELHSRNIPYAITTGIGADESHPQLQAALSITKPFQAEYVQSVLAGMLARRSAEPTLK; this is encoded by the coding sequence ATGAAGCCATGTGGATCACTCATCGGCGCGAAGATATTAATCGTAGAAGATGAACCGGCGATCTCAGCACTTCTAGAGGCCGCCGTCAGCGCAGCGGATGGTACGATTGTTGGGCCGGCGACCGATATCAGCGGCGCGTTGTCACTGCTCCGCACCAGGAAAATCGATGCTGCGATCCTCGACATGATTGTCGCCGGCATCTATTGTGATGAGATTGCCCATGAACTTCATAGCCGAAATATACCTTATGCCATCACCACGGGCATTGGCGCCGATGAGTCCCATCCCCAACTTCAAGCTGCGCTCTCCATCACCAAGCCGTTCCAGGCCGAGTACGTTCAGTCCGTGCTGGCGGGCATGCTTGCTCGGCGATCCGCTGAGCCGACGCTCAAATGA
- a CDS encoding sensor histidine kinase, whose translation MEFFTPNRPASPNNLGLALVLCSSTPLVLLDAAFVVSAASATFCRAFGLDPDAVMGTELFALGGGEWNLTRLRSLLDATLSGDAAIDAYELELVRGANVQHLILNVQRLDYGETDEVCLVLAVSDVTAVRAAERHKDALVRDNQVLLKELQHRVANSLQIIASVLMQSARKVQSDEARIHLNDAHHRVLSIAMLQKQLAETATGDVALRPYFTDLCRTIGASMIADPARIRIVATVSDTVAKAEESVSLGLIVTELIINSLKHAFPEEVKSGNIAVNYSSDGLAWTLTVSDDGVGRPDKPLLGLGTGIVEALAKQLQASVKMENANPGTLVSVIHGAPEPLLA comes from the coding sequence ATGGAATTTTTTACGCCCAACAGACCAGCGAGTCCGAATAACCTGGGATTAGCCCTTGTGCTGTGCTCCAGCACCCCACTGGTTCTGCTTGATGCCGCATTTGTGGTGAGTGCGGCGAGTGCAACATTTTGCCGTGCGTTTGGGCTCGATCCCGATGCAGTGATGGGAACCGAGCTGTTTGCCCTCGGCGGGGGTGAGTGGAATCTCACCCGGCTGCGCTCACTACTGGACGCGACCCTCTCTGGCGACGCAGCAATCGACGCCTACGAACTCGAGCTAGTCCGGGGCGCCAACGTTCAGCACCTGATTCTGAACGTACAGCGACTGGACTATGGCGAGACCGACGAAGTTTGCCTGGTCCTGGCCGTGTCTGATGTTACTGCAGTCCGCGCGGCCGAGCGGCACAAGGACGCTCTCGTGCGAGATAACCAGGTCCTTTTAAAGGAGCTTCAGCACCGCGTCGCCAACAGCCTTCAGATCATCGCCAGCGTGTTGATGCAAAGCGCGCGCAAGGTCCAGTCGGACGAAGCCCGCATCCATCTGAACGATGCTCATCATCGCGTTCTCTCGATCGCGATGCTGCAAAAGCAACTCGCCGAGACGGCGACAGGCGACGTCGCCCTCCGACCGTACTTCACCGACCTGTGCCGCACGATCGGCGCGTCCATGATTGCCGATCCTGCTCGCATCAGGATCGTGGCAACGGTGTCCGACACGGTTGCCAAAGCCGAGGAGTCCGTAAGCCTTGGTCTGATCGTAACCGAGCTGATTATCAATTCGCTTAAACACGCGTTCCCGGAGGAGGTGAAGAGCGGGAACATCGCCGTCAATTACTCATCCGATGGATTGGCATGGACTTTGACAGTCAGCGACGATGGCGTCGGAAGGCCGGATAAGCCCTTGCTTGGCCTCGGCACGGGTATAGTCGAGGCGCTTGCGAAGCAGCTCCAGGCAAGCGTCAAGATGGAGAATGCCAATCCCGGGACGCTCGTATCCGTCATCCACGGTGCGCCGGAACCATTGCTGGCTTAG
- a CDS encoding RcnB family protein → MRDARQGSREDRADRNRVRYAAPYRNWSYNRIGVGYQLRPSFYASRYFVTDYSHRGLHQPGRFQRWVRYGDDLVLVNVRSGRVIQVLHDRY, encoded by the coding sequence TTGCGCGACGCCCGGCAGGGATCGCGAGAGGATCGCGCCGATAGAAACCGCGTCCGGTATGCCGCCCCGTACCGCAACTGGAGCTACAACAGGATCGGCGTCGGTTACCAACTTCGTCCGTCGTTTTACGCCAGCAGGTATTTCGTTACCGACTACTCGCACCGTGGCCTGCATCAGCCTGGTCGCTTCCAGCGCTGGGTCCGCTATGGTGACGATCTGGTCCTCGTGAATGTTCGCAGCGGGCGAGTCATTCAGGTACTCCATGACCGCTACTGA
- a CDS encoding CinA family protein has product MGTSSHEEFAVARTGEELPDQMANLSAQALEVLKNLRRHKLSVATAESCTGGLLASLLTDKDGLGRWFDRGFVTYTDEAKSDMLGVDLVEIVRHGAVSREIASAMVQGALEHSKADIAIAITGYAGPAGPGDEVGLVHLASARRNGRLIQRVCRFGSLGRERIRYLAAARALEMIVEALEMEAP; this is encoded by the coding sequence ATGGGCACATCCAGTCATGAGGAATTTGCAGTCGCACGGACCGGCGAGGAGCTGCCCGATCAGATGGCCAACCTTTCGGCGCAAGCGCTGGAAGTGCTCAAAAACTTGAGACGGCACAAGCTCTCGGTCGCGACCGCGGAGAGCTGTACCGGAGGTCTCCTCGCATCGCTGCTCACCGATAAGGACGGTCTCGGCCGTTGGTTTGACAGGGGATTTGTGACCTACACCGATGAAGCCAAGAGTGACATGCTCGGTGTCGATCTCGTCGAGATCGTCCGTCACGGTGCTGTAAGCCGCGAGATCGCCTCGGCCATGGTGCAGGGCGCTCTTGAACATTCCAAGGCCGATATTGCTATAGCAATCACCGGCTATGCCGGCCCCGCCGGGCCGGGCGACGAGGTCGGTTTGGTTCACCTCGCCAGCGCTCGCCGCAACGGCCGGCTTATTCAGCGCGTCTGCCGCTTCGGTTCTTTGGGCCGCGAACGTATTCGATATCTCGCGGCCGCGCGCGCGCTTGAAATGATCGTAGAAGCGCTCGAGATGGAAGCGCCATGA
- a CDS encoding plasmid stabilization protein: MPRGDKGSYTDKQKRKAQHIEEGYEDRGVPKKEAESRAWATVNKESGGGNKSGSGRGKKDTHVSSSRGGKANKSGSFEQRSAAARKGWVTRRKHAQG; this comes from the coding sequence ATGCCGAGAGGTGACAAAGGCAGCTACACCGACAAGCAGAAGCGCAAGGCACAGCATATCGAGGAAGGCTACGAGGATCGCGGCGTTCCCAAGAAGGAAGCTGAAAGCCGCGCCTGGGCAACGGTGAACAAGGAAAGCGGCGGGGGTAACAAGTCGGGCTCGGGCCGCGGCAAGAAGGATACCCACGTCTCATCCTCGCGCGGCGGCAAGGCAAACAAGTCGGGTTCGTTCGAGCAGCGTTCGGCGGCCGCCCGCAAGGGCTGGGTAACACGGCGCAAACACGCCCAAGGCTGA
- a CDS encoding response regulator — translation MPSRRSVFILEDEPLIAAMLEELVEELGAEVVGPACSLDRARQLLEAKEIDFAILDINIEGETSYPIAEDLRRRGAPFLFTTGYDAGEIDGRFGCPVIIKPFDPSFLQGIVAGQLGLPMPRG, via the coding sequence ATGCCGTCCAGACGGTCCGTTTTCATTCTGGAAGACGAGCCACTCATCGCCGCCATGCTCGAAGAGCTAGTCGAGGAACTGGGAGCCGAGGTAGTGGGCCCCGCCTGCAGCCTCGATCGCGCGCGCCAACTCCTCGAAGCTAAAGAGATCGACTTCGCGATCCTCGACATCAATATCGAGGGTGAGACGTCCTACCCGATCGCCGAGGACTTGAGACGTAGAGGCGCGCCGTTCCTTTTCACAACCGGCTACGATGCGGGTGAAATCGACGGCCGTTTTGGCTGCCCTGTGATCATCAAACCATTCGATCCGAGCTTTCTCCAAGGGATCGTTGCAGGTCAGCTAGGTCTGCCGATGCCTCGCGGATAA
- a CDS encoding SDR family oxidoreductase has translation MKDLSDAHARLVPLKGRAAIVTGGTTGIGRAIAVLLASEGVKVFICGRTPEHLEDALARIREVGEGDGMAVDLAEKDGVPRFFAAAKDYLASPDIVVVNAAVTASGLSEMSEDEVRYAIATDFTAYIMSAHAGQALLSDKGDIVLIGSISAHVLGPGSTVYAGIKAGVAGFSEALRKELGPKGIKVSLVEPGKTGADIQYPDIPAEKQREMIHEESMLRAEDIAVGVHYLLTQPRRAVVQQLTIAPRMQDRE, from the coding sequence ATGAAAGATTTGAGCGACGCCCACGCCCGACTGGTCCCTTTGAAAGGCCGGGCTGCCATTGTGACCGGTGGGACGACAGGAATTGGCCGTGCCATCGCCGTGCTGCTGGCGAGCGAGGGAGTGAAGGTGTTCATTTGCGGCCGTACACCCGAACATCTCGAGGACGCGCTCGCACGTATCCGCGAAGTCGGTGAGGGCGATGGGATGGCAGTCGATCTCGCTGAAAAGGACGGCGTCCCCCGGTTTTTCGCGGCGGCGAAAGACTATCTCGCCTCACCGGACATTGTGGTCGTCAATGCCGCGGTCACCGCCAGCGGTCTCTCCGAGATGAGCGAGGACGAGGTTCGATATGCGATCGCGACCGACTTCACCGCTTACATCATGAGCGCCCATGCCGGTCAGGCGCTGCTAAGTGACAAGGGCGACATCGTTTTAATCGGCTCGATCAGCGCCCATGTCCTGGGCCCGGGATCGACCGTCTATGCGGGGATTAAGGCAGGGGTCGCCGGGTTCTCCGAAGCTCTACGCAAAGAGCTGGGGCCCAAAGGGATCAAGGTCTCGCTGGTCGAGCCTGGTAAGACCGGTGCCGACATCCAGTATCCCGACATTCCGGCAGAGAAGCAGCGCGAGATGATCCACGAGGAAAGCATGCTGCGGGCCGAGGACATTGCGGTCGGGGTGCATTACCTCCTGACACAGCCGCGCCGGGCCGTTGTGCAGCAGCTGACCATCGCGCCGCGCATGCAGGACCGGGAGTGA